A genomic region of Gossypium hirsutum isolate 1008001.06 chromosome D01, Gossypium_hirsutum_v2.1, whole genome shotgun sequence contains the following coding sequences:
- the LOC107921835 gene encoding uncharacterized protein — protein sequence MAAPPLNVQPSFHARSNSLPSRQHPITSQIDENLNRFRASQSASTSSSSTGHELACLQDLYDYVDMLLQFPLTQQALAQDQQRKSVEQVLDASLVLLDVCGTAKDALLRTKECTQELQSVLRRRRGGVEGLGDEVRKYLTSKKEVRKAISKAFKNLKHMDNKLMSKDGETGAVISTLKQVVAATMGVLQSLLSFISGPEASSRWSLVSKLMHQKSVWCEEEEEKTNEIANAEAALRSFIKSGNVKHVENVQNELKNSELCIQDLEEGLESFFRRLIKARVTVLNIVNC from the coding sequence atggctGCCCCTCCTTTGAATGTCCAACCTTCTTTCCATGCTCGCTCAAACAGCTTGCCTTCAAGGCAACACCCCATCACTTCCCAAATTGATGAAAATCTGAACCGATTCAGGGCATCTCAATCGGCCTCTACATCTTCGTCATCCACAGGACATGAACTGGCCTGTCTTCAAGATTTGTACGACTATGTGGATATGTTGCTTCAGTTTCCCCTCACTCAACAAGCTCTAGCTCAAGACCAGCAAAGGAAATCGGTTGAACAAGTTTTGGATGCATCTCTCGTGCTCCTGGATGTATGCGGAACCGCTAAAGATGCCTTGTTGCGAACCAAGGAATGCACTCAAGAACTCCAATCGGTTTTGCGCCGAAGACGAGGAGGAGTTGAAGGGCTTGGTGATGAGGTTAGAAAATACTTAACCTCCAAGAAGGAAGTGAGAAAGGCAATAAGCAAGGCCTTCAAGAACTTGAAGCATATGGACAATAAACTTATGAGCAAAGACGGTGAGACCGGAGCCGTGATTAGCACCTTAAAACAAGTAGTAGCAGCCACCATGGGCGTGTTACAATCCTTGTTGTCCTTTATTTCAGGGCCAGAGGCATCGAGCCGGTGGTCACTAGTTTCAAAGTTAATGCACCAGAAAAGCGTATGGTgcgaggaagaagaagagaaaacaaaTGAAATCGCGAATGCTGAAGCTGCATTGCGTTCCTTCATTAAATCTGGAAACGTGAAGCATGTTGAGAATGTGCAAAATGAGCTCAAAAACTCAGAGTTGTGCATCCAAGACCTTGAAGAAGGTCTTGAAAGCTTCTTCAGGCGTTTGATCAAAGCTAGAGTCACTGTTCTAAACATTGTCAACTGTTGA